A single Haloplasma contractile SSD-17B DNA region contains:
- a CDS encoding ribonuclease III domain-containing protein, with translation MSNEVIYKEIKRILNQYGVNIQPVDLKELFLLDLFANKDTLYRYAWIGDKVIDMVLAIYSPKLFNEEYTNNQLSRMSKDYCTNNHFEYQLKKMGLVKYIKTTNLKDIETVFEALIYIIYRDGNEQAVLNFLNKIDFFKKEEFTIEILKLDDTFTRYLVDAIEDIESILQHVKYENSVKKFQIIFSIYKKTIELAFYKFISKDIERFEFKEMFESVVRNIGLGSNLKKRNIYFILEIGEIIERLSNGINKNEKRLEMFIEPDKIQVYVEKIILPVLVQMKSLTKQ, from the coding sequence ATGAGTAACGAAGTTATATATAAAGAAATTAAAAGAATTTTAAATCAATATGGAGTTAATATCCAACCAGTAGATTTGAAAGAGCTTTTTTTGCTTGATCTATTTGCAAACAAAGATACTTTATATAGGTATGCGTGGATTGGCGACAAGGTAATTGATATGGTGCTTGCAATTTATTCACCCAAACTATTTAATGAGGAATATACTAATAATCAGTTAAGTAGAATGTCAAAAGACTATTGCACGAACAATCACTTTGAATATCAATTGAAAAAGATGGGCCTGGTAAAGTATATTAAGACAACCAATTTAAAGGATATCGAAACGGTTTTTGAAGCATTAATCTATATCATCTACCGAGACGGAAATGAACAGGCTGTACTTAACTTTTTAAACAAGATCGACTTTTTTAAAAAAGAAGAATTTACGATTGAAATATTGAAATTGGACGACACCTTTACACGCTACTTAGTGGATGCTATAGAGGATATTGAATCAATTCTTCAACATGTTAAATATGAGAACTCAGTCAAAAAGTTTCAAATTATATTTAGCATCTATAAAAAAACGATTGAGCTAGCATTTTATAAATTTATTTCTAAAGATATTGAACGATTCGAATTTAAGGAAATGTTTGAAAGTGTTGTTCGAAATATAGGATTAGGAAGTAATTTAAAAAAGAGAAATATTTATTTTATATTAGAAATTGGTGAAATTATAGAACGGTTAAGTAATGGGATTAATAAAAATGAAAAAAGACTTGAAATGTTTATCGAACCAGATAAGATACAGGTATATGTTGAAAAAATAATACTTCCTGTTCTAGTTCAAATGAAATCACTAACGAAACAGTAA
- a CDS encoding serine hydrolase domain-containing protein → MEKCIEKRIDAIFSRWTEGVCPGGQIRVRKKGEIIYSKNFGFANLEHQVPVQDDTVFHVASVSKQITVMSILLLAEEGTIDIDDDVRKYLPDLIQFNEPVTIRNMMNNVSGIRDQWELLSLSGVRLRDTITQEDALSMIGRQKTLNFEPLSQYMYSNSNFTLLAEVVERVSGQKFDQFARQRIFKPLEMNQTQFKVAYWKIVKNRADSYSEVGTGQLIRKVLNYGTYGATSLNTTADDFLKWMEQFKKPTICTSETINAMLETPELKDGKKSVYAGGLMVGDHQGHPYIEHGGSDAAFRSQIFRFIEDDLDIIIFSNTTNIPLNKAAYQIANIVLGFENKKEECKFGPDEAYYREDLDYNSVPGFYMVDLNGYRITFKFSALDGNLYEVNQYGKIPLYHQLGNCYKLSNDWELFFGEKCCLKINEQLFDLKKLQPYKEELEGCIYEGQYESKELATTYTITKEDGLLYLTHGRNGKSLLYELKQHTFVNENGATFKIILEKNEIKGFELIGGRVKSIIFTAV, encoded by the coding sequence TTGGAAAAATGTATAGAAAAAAGAATAGATGCAATTTTTTCAAGGTGGACAGAGGGGGTATGTCCGGGAGGACAGATTCGTGTTAGAAAGAAAGGAGAAATCATTTATAGTAAAAACTTTGGCTTTGCAAATCTTGAACATCAAGTCCCTGTTCAAGATGACACAGTATTTCATGTAGCATCAGTATCTAAGCAGATCACGGTGATGAGTATTTTGTTATTAGCTGAGGAGGGTACTATAGATATTGATGATGATGTAAGGAAGTATTTACCTGATCTCATTCAATTTAATGAGCCTGTGACCATTCGTAATATGATGAATAATGTGAGTGGGATACGGGATCAGTGGGAGTTGCTTAGTTTATCAGGCGTTCGACTTAGGGATACAATTACACAAGAGGATGCATTGTCAATGATTGGTAGACAGAAAACACTGAATTTTGAGCCGCTTTCACAATACATGTATAGTAATTCAAATTTTACATTGTTAGCTGAGGTTGTAGAGAGAGTGTCAGGTCAAAAATTTGATCAGTTTGCTAGACAAAGAATTTTTAAGCCTTTAGAAATGAATCAGACACAGTTCAAGGTTGCGTATTGGAAAATTGTTAAGAACAGAGCCGATTCTTATTCTGAGGTAGGTACAGGACAACTAATTAGAAAAGTACTAAACTATGGTACATATGGAGCGACTTCTCTCAATACAACTGCTGATGACTTTTTAAAATGGATGGAACAGTTTAAGAAACCAACTATTTGTACTAGTGAAACAATTAATGCGATGCTTGAAACGCCTGAGTTAAAGGATGGAAAAAAGAGTGTTTACGCAGGAGGATTGATGGTTGGTGATCATCAAGGTCATCCATATATTGAACATGGTGGTTCAGATGCAGCGTTTAGAAGTCAGATTTTTAGATTTATAGAAGATGACCTAGATATAATCATTTTTTCTAATACAACAAATATTCCACTAAATAAAGCAGCTTATCAGATTGCAAACATTGTTTTAGGATTTGAAAATAAGAAAGAGGAATGTAAATTTGGTCCTGATGAAGCATATTATAGAGAGGACCTTGATTACAACTCAGTTCCCGGTTTTTATATGGTGGACTTAAATGGTTACCGAATTACATTTAAGTTCAGTGCTTTAGATGGAAACCTCTATGAAGTTAATCAATATGGTAAAATTCCGCTTTATCATCAATTAGGGAATTGTTATAAACTGTCTAATGACTGGGAGTTATTTTTTGGAGAGAAGTGTTGCCTGAAGATTAATGAGCAACTATTTGATCTAAAAAAATTACAACCATATAAGGAAGAGTTAGAGGGTTGTATATATGAGGGTCAATATGAAAGCAAAGAACTCGCAACAACTTATACTATTACTAAAGAAGATGGACTTTTATATCTGACTCATGGCAGAAACGGTAAGTCATTACTTTATGAGTTAAAGCAACATACGTTTGTCAATGAAAATGGGGCAACATTTAAAATAATCCTGGAAAAAAATGAAATTAAAGGATTTGAGCTAATAGGTGGAAGAGTAAAATCAATCATATTTACTGCGGTATAG
- a CDS encoding GNAT family N-acetyltransferase — MIFRKASTKDLPSLAELRWDFHFEDHQPEPKVSKEVFINEFTEYLENSLNTGKWTVFIAEDNGFIISHIYIRKIDKVPKPGSIHREYGYVTNVYTKPAYRNQGIGNKLIQRVRNFAGSEHFEFLIVWPSNRAINFYEKAGFKIHNEIMEFRFD, encoded by the coding sequence ATGATCTTTAGAAAGGCAAGTACAAAAGACTTACCTAGTCTTGCAGAACTTAGGTGGGATTTTCATTTTGAAGACCACCAACCGGAACCTAAAGTATCAAAAGAAGTATTTATAAATGAGTTTACAGAATATCTAGAAAATAGCTTAAATACAGGTAAGTGGACAGTCTTTATTGCAGAAGATAATGGTTTCATTATATCTCATATCTATATTAGAAAAATTGACAAAGTTCCCAAACCAGGATCCATACATAGGGAATATGGGTATGTTACTAACGTCTACACAAAACCAGCCTATCGAAATCAAGGTATTGGTAATAAACTAATTCAGCGTGTACGTAATTTTGCAGGTTCCGAACATTTTGAATTTTTAATTGTTTGGCCTAGTAACAGAGCCATTAATTTTTACGAAAAAGCTGGATTTAAAATACACAATGAAATAATGGAATTTCGATTTGATTAA
- a CDS encoding glutamine--tRNA ligase/YqeY domain fusion protein: MIDINVNYLERLAKADLDDGVYEEIHTRFPPEPNGYLHIGSAFAINTSYQMAKKLGGKFNLRFDDTNPKKEDYEYVNAIIEDMKWLGFDFEDRLFFGSDYSDQLFDYAVYLIKKGSAYVCDLSSGEIREYRGTLTSKGRNSPYRNRSIEENLDLFFKMKEGHFKEGERILRAKIDMESPNMSLRDPVIYRISYTPHYRTGTDWCIYPLYDYAHPIQDYIEGISHSLCSFEFINNKPLYDWVINELDLKPPLPKQIEFGRVNLTGVVTSKRHLRTLVEHKIVDGWDDPRLATLQGLRRRGYTKDAILKFLNEVGVSKGKSMIDFSMLEQTLRQDLKPKVPAIMSVLSPLKVVITNLPDDYKEYLDATNNPSNSELGSRRIPFTKTLFIERDDFSEHPPKKFKRLVQGKEVRLKHAYFIKCNEVIKDENGKVIELHCTYDKETKSGTGFTGRKVKGTIHWVSEDYGVKSEVRIYNDLFSDLPDSDNILDIINPNSVEINKAVIEPAILDFDHFTHFQFIRHGYFVKDSKLSVTNNDLLVFNRSVSLKSSYKKK, encoded by the coding sequence ATGATAGATATTAATGTAAACTATTTAGAACGATTAGCTAAAGCTGACCTAGATGATGGAGTATATGAAGAAATTCATACCCGATTTCCACCTGAACCAAATGGTTATCTTCATATAGGTAGTGCTTTTGCAATAAATACTAGTTATCAAATGGCTAAGAAACTAGGTGGGAAATTTAATCTTCGTTTTGACGATACGAATCCTAAAAAGGAAGACTATGAATATGTGAATGCAATTATTGAAGATATGAAGTGGCTCGGATTTGATTTTGAAGATAGGTTGTTCTTTGGGTCTGATTATAGTGATCAACTGTTTGACTATGCTGTTTACTTAATTAAAAAAGGGAGCGCATATGTATGTGATTTAAGTTCAGGTGAAATAAGAGAGTATAGAGGAACCCTGACATCAAAGGGAAGAAATAGTCCTTATCGAAATCGCTCAATAGAAGAAAATCTTGATCTGTTTTTCAAGATGAAAGAAGGTCATTTCAAAGAAGGTGAACGAATCTTAAGAGCGAAAATAGATATGGAAAGTCCTAACATGAGTTTAAGAGATCCTGTCATTTATCGCATATCCTATACACCACACTATCGTACAGGGACTGACTGGTGTATTTATCCACTGTATGACTACGCTCATCCAATACAAGATTATATAGAGGGAATTAGCCATTCACTGTGTTCGTTTGAATTTATAAATAATAAACCATTATACGACTGGGTTATTAACGAGTTAGACTTGAAGCCACCACTACCAAAACAAATTGAATTTGGTCGCGTTAATTTAACGGGTGTTGTAACGAGCAAACGACATCTACGAACACTTGTGGAACATAAAATTGTAGATGGGTGGGATGACCCTCGTTTAGCAACTTTGCAAGGGTTAAGGAGAAGAGGATATACAAAGGATGCAATATTAAAGTTTTTAAATGAAGTTGGTGTATCAAAAGGTAAGAGTATGATTGATTTCTCTATGTTAGAACAAACACTCCGTCAAGATTTAAAACCTAAAGTGCCAGCGATCATGTCGGTTCTAAGTCCTCTTAAAGTAGTGATTACTAACTTGCCGGATGATTATAAAGAATACTTAGATGCAACTAATAACCCTAGTAATAGTGAACTAGGATCAAGAAGAATACCGTTTACAAAAACGCTGTTTATAGAACGTGATGATTTTAGTGAACATCCACCTAAAAAGTTTAAACGCTTAGTACAAGGTAAGGAAGTACGATTAAAGCATGCTTATTTTATAAAATGCAATGAAGTGATTAAAGATGAGAATGGAAAAGTTATAGAGTTACACTGTACCTATGACAAAGAAACGAAAAGTGGCACTGGTTTCACCGGAAGAAAAGTTAAAGGAACCATTCATTGGGTAAGTGAAGACTATGGAGTAAAAAGTGAAGTTAGAATTTATAATGATTTATTCAGTGATCTTCCTGACTCTGATAATATACTGGATATTATAAACCCAAATTCTGTAGAAATTAATAAGGCAGTGATTGAACCAGCAATACTAGATTTTGATCACTTTACTCACTTTCAATTTATTCGGCATGGATATTTTGTCAAGGATTCTAAATTATCCGTAACCAATAATGATTTACTTGTGTTTAACAGAAGTGTTTCATTGAAAAGTTCATATAAAAAGAAGTAG
- a CDS encoding phosphotriesterase family protein — protein sequence MIYTVNGVIEKEELGLCLSHEHLAWDSRYATFNYFYKTYDQHYTEAAFQKILPLFNRLYELGCRAIVEASPPRGGQNLLLMKKLSDATGIHMIASTGLPFTRSVYEVHKTFNPDELVSLWVRDFKEGLDIIGDVVIKPNQIKVLLGDDCGPGVLEPTDEKILRAAIRASKQTGLPVHCHLLEAETAQVAFKIIEDEHANYDRFLWAHIAHEDEPNLEVIHYAMKKGIWLGLDQIRPENYKRYFMVLNELIQNNYTHKILLSQDYDFLEEINEKGLMNPCTSILTDFMSYCEQRGVSKTVINKILTKNPANFFNLN from the coding sequence ATGATTTATACGGTAAATGGCGTGATAGAAAAAGAAGAATTAGGATTATGTTTATCTCATGAACATTTAGCTTGGGATTCTCGATATGCAACATTTAACTACTTTTATAAAACCTATGATCAACATTATACTGAGGCTGCCTTTCAAAAAATACTACCCTTATTTAATAGACTGTACGAATTAGGGTGTAGAGCGATTGTAGAGGCATCGCCACCTAGAGGTGGTCAAAATTTACTACTTATGAAAAAACTATCCGATGCAACAGGAATTCATATGATTGCTAGCACAGGACTTCCGTTCACTAGAAGTGTCTATGAGGTGCATAAAACGTTTAATCCAGATGAATTAGTAAGTCTTTGGGTGAGAGATTTTAAAGAAGGCTTAGACATCATTGGTGATGTAGTGATAAAACCTAACCAGATAAAAGTATTGTTAGGCGATGATTGTGGTCCAGGTGTTTTGGAACCTACTGATGAAAAAATATTACGTGCAGCTATACGGGCAAGTAAACAAACGGGGTTACCCGTTCATTGCCATCTATTAGAAGCTGAAACAGCCCAAGTTGCCTTTAAAATAATAGAGGATGAACATGCAAATTATGATCGCTTTCTCTGGGCTCACATCGCTCACGAAGATGAACCTAATTTAGAAGTGATACATTACGCAATGAAAAAGGGAATATGGTTAGGTTTAGACCAGATTAGGCCAGAGAACTATAAACGGTATTTTATGGTGTTAAATGAACTTATTCAGAACAATTATACACATAAAATTTTATTATCTCAGGATTATGATTTCTTAGAGGAGATTAATGAAAAAGGTTTAATGAATCCCTGTACAAGTATACTGACCGATTTCATGTCCTACTGTGAACAACGTGGTGTATCTAAAACGGTAATCAATAAAATTTTAACTAAAAATCCTGCAAATTTCTTCAACTTAAATTAA